GGCGACGCTACGACCTATTGGTGAGTACCTCCTACAGGGATGCAGGGGAGTGCATTTTGATGAAAGTGATGAACCACGATCATCTGCAACCACTCGCAGCCATGATCATTGACCCAGCCGCGTTAGCGACTCTGCAAGCCCTGCTACAACGTCCTCGTGGCTTAATCTTGGTGGTTGGTGCCCCCGGTTCTGGCAAATCTACAACTTTGGCTGCCATGGTGTTAGCCTGTAAACGCCCTGGTGCAGTGCTCGCAACTTTGGAACATCCCATCAAGTATCCACTAGAGGGTGTTATTCAAACCGAGTGGAATCCATCACAGGGTAGAGGGTTTGCTGAGGCGCTACAAACTCTGCTGAGTCAGAATCCTCAGGTGTTGATGGTCAGCAATGTGCACGATCGAGCGGCCATGATCTCTGCCATTAGTGTTGCCCAAACTCGGTTAGTGTTAGCGGCTTTGCCTGTTGATGATTTACCTAGTACGTTTACCCATCTGCGGAATTTAGGGATTGACATGTCCCTAGTTACCCAGTCATTGCTGGGAATTGTTCATCAACGGCTATTGCCTCAGCTTTGTCCTGACTGCTGTCAACCTCAAGCAATTTCAGAGGCAGAGATCGCCCACTATGGGCTAGACTCCCTGTCGGGTAATCAGACCTTTCGCCAAGCTACAACTCTAGACTTAGAAGCCCTTAAAGCAGCCAAGGCAGATGGCTCAGTTTGTACTACCTGCAACGGTGCTGGCTATATAGGGCAATTTGCCATTCATGAAGTGCTAGCTGTGACTGATCGCATTGCGACACTGCTAGCTGAAGGAGAACCCTCTCAGTCGATCTACGAGGTTGCTGTGGTGCAAGAGAAGTTACGATCGCTCTACAGCATTAGCTTAGAACTGGCAGCGAAAGGACAAACAACCCTTGCTGATGTAGCACGAGTTACCTTTAGCCCTGACATGGTTACGCTTCATCGTCAGTCTCAGCAACGTCTGCAACCGTCCACTAGGAATGATGACGCGGCGATCGATGAGCAATTAGCTACTTTGTCTGCTCATGGGGAGGTACCGGGTCAGAGTGATGCCCAACTTGGCCTGGATGCGGCGGTCAACTTGGATGAAGAACTGCCTAGTCTTGAGCAATTGTCCCCAGATTTGGCTATCACTTCAGAAGCAACAGACACGACTGACCTGCGGCTGGATGATACGGAAACACCACTCTTGGAAGTCGTAAGTAGCTATATGGCTGAGGCTGAAGAAGACACTGCCATCAACCTCAATGGTGGTGTAACCCCCGTGGCAGATGATGAATTGCCAGACGTTGACCCAGAGATGTCCCTCGACTCGTTTGAGTTATCTGATGAGGCAGAGGCTGAACTAGAGCGTGCCAGTCGCCGCGAACTCCCACGAGAAGCTACGGCTAATGTTGCTAGTTCCCAGGTTGCCAGTTCCCAAGATGAGATAGTTATGTTGCGAAAGCAGCTTATGGATACAGCCTTAGCAAAAGCCGAGCTGCAACAAGCCCTAGAAAAGCGTAACCAAGAGTTGAAAGCTATTCAAGAAAAGGTACAGCAACTAGAGCAGGATAAAGCTGATTTGAAGCAACAATTGGTTAGGGAGCGTGAAGAGCTGGCGCGGAAGTTCGATCGACAAAAGGAAGACCTCCGCCGTAAGGCCAAAAAAGATGTCATCAGTGGTGTCTTGGAAGCAATTGACAGCTTTGAACAGGCCCATGCGCAGCTATCGGATGAAGAACGGGAAAGTTCAGTTCACAAAGGCTATGGGGCTATCTATCGGCTAATGGTGGATCGCATGAAAAAAGCCGGAGTAGTAGCTGTAGAGGCCCTGGGCAAGCCCTTTAACCCAGAGGTTCACGAAGCGGTGATGATGGAAGAGAGCACGGAATATACCTGTGACACTGTAGTCGGGGAATTCCGTCGGGGTTATATGATGGACGACATTATCCTACGTCCAGCCCAAGTGAAGGTAGCTGTACCCTCGGAGGCTTCTCCGTCACCAGCACCCCAACCTGAGGTAGTGCCTCCCGTTACGCAATCCTCAGGAATGTCAGGCGGTGTTGAAGTAGCGACAACATCTGACCAGATTGCCGATGACCCCGCCCCTGTCTCGGTTGAACAGAGCACAGCAGCCCCTGAGACAGAACCCTCCGACAGTAATCCTGACGATACGTCGTTGGATGCCATGTTCAATGACTTCTACAACTCCCCAGATAGCGCTGTGCCAATTGATGAGATAGACAAGCTTCTAGCCGATCTCTAGCAGTCTCTGATAATCCAGATAGGGGAAAGTTTCGTCATAGGATACCTTTTGAACTAGGGATGTGATCCGATCGACGTGGATCCGGCTCAATAGCCATGCGGAGTGACCGGGCAAATGCCTTGAAGGTAGCCTCGATGATGTGATGAGAATTGATGCCGTCCAGTTGTCGAATATGAAGCGTCATGTGAGCGTGATTAACCACAGCTACAAAAAACTCGCGCACCAACTGGGTGTCATAGGTACCTACCCGCTGAGTGGGAATGCTTAACCCATAGCTCAGGTGAGGTCTGCCTGAAAAGTCCAGAGCTACTTGCACTAGGGCTTCATCCAACGGTGCTAGGAAATGCCCAAACCGTACAATGCCCTTACGATCGGCCAACGCCTGATGCAATGCTTGCCCCAAGGTAATCCCCACATCTTCATTGGTATGGTGATCATCAATATGCAAATCCCCAGTAGCCTGCACATCTAGATCAATCAACCCATGGGATGCCAATTGATGCAGCATATGGTCAAGGAAGGGAATGCCTGTATTAATCGAACAGCGTCCCTGTCCATCCAAGTTCAAAGACACATGCACATCAGTTTCGCCAGTTGTACGGCGGATGGCTGCTGTCCGGGCAGGTAAGTCACTGAGGGCAGCCGACAGTTCACTATCACGGGTAGGCATGGGGATCGTCGCTGAACACAACAGCTCAATCTTGCCATGATTCGGCTGATCCTGGAGGAAGAGAATTAACCCAATTCCCTATAGTTTAGCGATCGGGTACTGGAATCAGTTCATAAAACTCAATTTAAGGTCTCATTTGGTCATAAGACTCAATTCAAGGTTTCATTTGGAATTAACACTAGCAGGTCTGTAACCCCCACATCTTGGCCTGCTTGAGTCAACAGCGTGGTTGCTTGTCCCCGATGGTGGGTTTGATGATTAAAAAAGTGGAGTAACAGGCTAGATAATCGCTTCCGATGAGTAACACCCTTCCTATCGCTATAGGACAACCTGTAATCCAAGTCTGTCTCGGTTAACGAGGCAACCCATGTGCTGATGATGTCATCAAGCATAGCGCGGTGTTCTGCTAAGGCAGCTAGCTCAGCAAACAAGATTTGGTCTAGGGCTGTGGGAGTAGGCAAGTAGCGAATAGGGTCAAGGGCAGAATGCTGAGCAGGATGACTGGCAAAGCGTTGAAGCCAGATGCGATCGGCCACCACCATGTGATTCAGCGTTCCCATCAAGGAGCCGAAAAATGCCCCTCGATCAGCAATTAACTCCTCTGGAGAAAGTCTCGCTGCTGCTCTATAGAGGTTCTGGTTCATCCAGGCATTGTAGGCTGCCATCAAGACCATGTGGCTACACATATAGTTGTCATAGTTATTCAGTGATTACGGTTGTCATAATATTCAGCTACTACGAATGGTGCTTGCATCAGTGTCATGCTAGGCGTAGAGTGATTATGGAGAATTGATCGCCACGGCAAGATTCCAACCCCGTATTCGACATACCAGAGACGTACCAGTAAGGTATTTGCCATGCAAGAACTGATAAAAGGGCTACGAGAGTTCCAAAGCACTGACTTTGTTGCTAAGCGAGATTTGTTTGAGAAGCTCTCCCATGGACAACATCCCAGAGTTTTATTTATTACCTGTTCTGATTCCCGTATTGACCCTAACCTGATTACTCAGTCAGATGTAGGAGACTTATTTGTAATCCGCAATGCAGGTAACATTGTGCCGCCCTTCGGCGCGACTAATGGGGGAGAAGGAGCCACGATCGAATATGCCATCAATGCCCTAGGAATCCAACATGTCATTATCTGCGGTCATTCCCATTGTGGTGCTATGAAGGGGCTGCTGAAGCTAGAAACCCTAGAGCACGAGATGCCGTTGGTGTATAACTGGCTAAAATACTGTGAAGCGACTCGGCGGTTAATCAGAGATGCCTACAGCGATCGCGAAGGGGAAGCCCTGCTAGAGGTTACTACTGCCGAGAATGTCTTGACCCAGATTGAAAATCTCCGTACCTATCCCATTGTCCACTCCAAGCTTCATCAAGGCAAACTTGCCATCCACGGCTGGATTTACGAAATCGAAACGGGAGAAGTTCTCGCCTACGATGGGGATACTCACAGTTTCTTGCCCATCCGTAGCGAGGTAGACATCACGCCAGTAGACTATAGCCCCAATCATATCCCCGAACATACCCTCAGCATTAGTCATAACCTACACTGGCGAATTTCGGCTGAGCAGGCTAAGCGCATTTATCAAGGCACCTATCGCTAGGGCTTAGACGCTGGGGTTTACCCATGTATAGCCACACACCACCTAGTCAGGAGGTTGGTAGTGAAGACTTGAGTCTTCAGAATGAGCCTTAACAGTGATTGAGTTGTCCTAATCTAACCAGCTTGTGCTGTGTAGGGAGTTGAATTGGGTAAGAGTAGTATTGCAGGACTCCTATCGAATACCAGGGGTGATTTGTCCAGGTTTGATGATCTCGATCGTCTTGAGGGTTGGTAGTGCTTTTCTAAAGCCCCGCAAGAGATTGTCACGCTGTCGGAGTCGCTGCTGCCACTCATTGCTTTTCAAGCGACGAACTCGACGACGAACGCGCTCAAGATCCCGTTCACCTCGCCATACCCGCACTTCTTCTCCAGTTTTCAGCAACAGTTCACCGGGTTGATTGGGCAGGCGTACAGAGACTTGGCCTTCCCAGGCAAAAAACAGGGTGCCTGTCTTGGGGTCAGTGGGAATGTTTACGAAGACGGTGGTTCCACGAATGCCTGCGATCGCGGTGTCAGTCACAATCTCCGCAGGCACGGTTTTCCCTGGTTGCACCCAAGTGATCATGGCACCGGACTGTAACTTTAGACGGCGATCGGGCTGAATGGTAATCACCGAATTCTTCCCTAGCCGAAACGCAAGACCAGTAGCAAACTCGATTTGTGCTAAGGCATCCCCCTGGGTGCGAACCGTCTCACCTGCTTGCAGACCCATGCCTTCTTGGGCTGCAACTTCTTGCTGGGCATGGGCTGGGCGCACCCATACAGGTTGGCGCAAAATTTCACTAACAACAGCGATCGGAGAAGATAGTGGGGGTGAGGAAGTCACACCAGTTGAAGCCGCAACAGCAGGGGCTTCCGGTGGAGGCGATGGATTGGTCACAATTCCCAAACGATTGCAGGCTGCTAACGCAGTAACCAATAGCCCAAGCAGACTGAGGCTCTTGAACATAAACGTAGACATGGTTAGTTAACCGCAACTTTTAGTAAAGAGTTTAAAGAGTTAACCGTTATTAATGCGTGCACCCTTAGCCCGTCCACCTACAGCGTAACCAATAATCTGAAAATGTCCATCTCTCTAGGACGATGATAGCCAACTCCGCAGCCAGTTCTCGCAAGGGCGCTCCAGGGTGATTTGTCGGGGCAGCAGCCTTTAGCAAGAGATTGCTTAGAGTGCTTGTAGAAGGGCGATCGCAGCAATGGGTTAAAAATCGACGCGATCAAAGCTAATCATTCAGTCTAGGCAATACGTACCCATGACTGTTGCAGAATCTTGCGGTGAAACTGTTCCCGTTCAGTTTCCCGATGGGGCTGTTGTCAACGTCAAAGTGACTAGCACAGGTCGGGAAGATGTGGGGTTTGATGTGCAGGACTTTCAACCCGTTGCCAATGCGATCAAGAGGATATGCGGATGATTATCCAAATCAGTAATCCGCACTCCTGACCTTACTCAAGCCATGCCTCTGGTCTGCTCAATATGTCGAAACATTACAAGTCCTAGTCACTATCTAAGCTAACTGCAAGTACTAAGACTATTCAACCCAATCTACAAAAAAGATTTGTTAGTCAACTAGCCAATCGACCCCTAAAGTTCCTCCAAGGTCAATTCTATGTGGTTTACCCAAACATCCAAGCCTTGACTTTCTCTAGCGCCTTCCAGCCGGGCTTCCGTTGTAACCCATCAGCGAAATTATTTTCCACTTCGTCGCGCAACTCTGATACAGCCATGACTACCTGGGTAGCTAACTCCACGTGGGGACGCACACCCTTTTGGTTAGTTTCCAGCATGGCGATGGCTAAATTGATGCGAGCTTGAGGGTCATGGGGATTGATTTTGACCGCTTGCTTGGCTGCCTTGTAGGCACGATCAGCTTTATCTTCCAGCAGGTACAGCCACGATAGACAGGTCCAAGCGGCACTAGACTTGGGAGCACGATCGCAAATATCCTTAAACACTGGAATTAGGGTATCCGCAGATTCTCCAGCCTTGTATCGCTCTAGAGCTTGGTCAAACTGCTGGTCAACTGGCAGCGGTGCATCTGTCATAGTCATCCCTGTTCATCACAAAATGGCTCAGGCGGGATTTGAACCTGCGACCTTGGGCTTATGAGTCCCCTGCTCTAACCACTGAGCTACTGAGCCAGCCATAGCTAAACCACTATCTCTATTGGTTCAGTTAAACCTCGCCTTTGTCAAGACTGTGATCCGCTTATCGATTATAACCTGAACAGGCCATAATGCTCTCTGGGCCAGGGAGATTTTTAGGGATTTAGGTTAAGAGTAATGATGGGTTTTCCCAGAAGCCTGTTGGTGTGTTTAACAGCAACCTAGCCATCGTAAAGGCTGTGCCGAAGATTAAGCGGATGGACTAAGATGCTATCAGTCAAGCGCTACTACTACTGCCAACGGGCAATCTTTTGAATTAAGGAGCATGATCCATCCTGATACAACGCTGACATACATGAACGATGCGATCGGCTATGGTGTTGTTGCTACTAGATTCATTCCTCGGGGAACCATTGTTTGGGTTCTTGATGAACTAGACCGTAAGTTTGATGCTGATTATGTAAAGTCATTGGATCCAGTCATGAGATCGACCATCATTAAATATAGCTACCGAGATTACCAAGGCAACTATATTTTGTGTTGGGATATTGCTCGGTATGTAAACCACAGCTTTGATTCCAGCATGATTGGAACCGCCTATAATTTTGAGGTGGCTGCTAGGGATATCTATCCTGGAGAAGAACTAACCGATGATTACGGCTATTTCAATCTAGAGGAACCCTTTGACTGCCTGCCAGAAGCTGGGGATGCCCGCACTCAAGTTATGCCAGATGACATTTGGCACTATTACGCAGAATGGGATTGGAAAGCAGCACAGGCAATTAAACAGAGCCTTCACGTTGCCCAACCTCTCTGGCACCTGATGACTCCTAGTCTAAGGGAGAAAGTAGTGGCGATCGCCACTGGCCAAGAGCCGATGGATTCAATCCTGTCGATCGCTACCTGGAATTTGTAGCCTTGGCTGGCTACATTTGCCCGTATACGAGATAGCCCTATGCAAACCACAACCGACCAAACTCCTCGGCGTAGATTCAAATTTTCACTCCTCAGATGAGTCGGCTCACGGCTGTTTGTCTCGGTATTGGGCGGCACAGTAGTTGGTCTTTGCTTATCGTCGTTTTTTTCCTATCGAGAGTTGGTCAAGCGGGCCGAAGCTGAGCTAGTCGTAACCCTGAACGTAAAAGCAGAAAACCTAGAAGGCAGCTTGAATAGCTTCAAGACTTCTGCCGAACTGACAATAGAGGCTATTAAAACGCTACATGAGGCTGGTGAACAGCGAGAACAGGTTTACGTTGAGTTGATTCGCCGTGCTTTGGAGCAATTGCCCCTAGCGACAGGTATGGGATTTGGTCAGCCACCCGACAGCCGCATTATTCTACCCTCCCGTCAATATGCCTATCCCTATGCCATCAAAAAAGGTGGTGTGGTTACAGCTAAAGGCGGAGAATCTAACCCAGATAGCTACAACGAACCCTATTTTACCCAGCCGATCGCCGCCAAACGTGGCTTGTGGCTAGAGCCAGTTTCCTATCTAGAGACGACCTTAGACCCTCCTCAGTATGTCGTTAGCACTAGTTATGCTGCACCCTTCTATACAAAGGATGGAAAACTATTAGGAGTGTTTTCCCAGGACTTGGAATTAGGATTTTTGAGTGAAGTCCTGTCGGAAAAAGTGATCAACGAAGCAGGCTATTTTGTGTTGGTGAGTGCCAACGGCAACCTCATTGCCTATCCGCCGGATCCGCAGCAAGCTCTCAAACTGAATCCCTTTCCTAAAATCAGCAACTACAGTGAACTGTGGAACAAAATTGAGACTGACCTAAACTCTCGTCAGGCTTCCAATGGGCTAGTAGCATGGCGAGATGCCAGTGGCAAGCGGCGTTTTTGGGCCTATCGACGCATTGCGAATACCAACTGGGTGTTGTTGGCATCTGTGCCAGAGTCTGTGGTGTTTGGGCCAATTCTGCGCTTCACGGTTGGGGGGAGTTTAGGAGCTATTTTGGGAGCCGCGATCGTCCTAGCGATTGTAGTTGCGCTGTTTGTACGGAATTTGAACCGTCGGTTACAGCCCATCATGGATGAATGTAACCGCTTAGCCGAAACCAATGCCAAGAGCGAAGAGTTGATGAGCCGGGAAGATGAGCTAGGTCGCTTGACCATCTCCTTCTATAACTTGCTCGGTCAAGTAACGGTCAACGAGCGTCGCCTGCGTAAGGAAATGGCGCGGTCTGCCCAAGCCTTTCAAGCCTTGCAACAAGCCCAAGCGCAACTCATCCAGACAGAAAAAATGTCTAGCCTTGGTCAGCTAGTGGCGGGCATTGCCCACGAGATTAATAACCCTATCAACTTTATCTACGGCAATTTGCCTCACGCTGCTAGTTATGCCAAAGACCTCGTGGGTCTGATTCAGCTCTACGAGCAGCACTACACTGACCCAGTGCCAGAAATTCGCGCCTATCGAGATGAGATTGACTTGGAATTCCTGATTGAAGATTTGGAAAAGATGCTGTCATCTATGCGCATTGGGGCCGATCGCATTCGGGAAATCGTCTTGTCGTTGCGGAACTTCTCACGGTTGGATGAAGCCGAAATGAAGCCTGTTAATATCCATGATGGCATCGACAGTACGCTACTCATTCTGCAAAACCGTCTCAAGGGTAGTGCATCCTGCCCCAAGATTGACATTGTGAAAGCCTATGGTGACTTACCTCTAGTGGACTGCTACCCGGGTCAACTAAACCAAGTGTTTATGAATATTTTGAGCAACGCGATCGATGCCCTTAGCCAGTTCTGCGACAAACAGCAACAAACCTCTGACGCTAAACCCTTTACCCCTACAATCACCATCCATACGCAACTCATTGATCAGGGCACATGGGTACGAATTAGCTTCAAAGATAACGGCCCAGGCATTCCTGCGGAGCACTTGTCAAAACTGTTTGACCCATTTTTCACGACAAAACCAGTGGGCGAGGGCACAGGCTTGGGCTTGTCCATTAGCTATCAAATTATTGTCGAGAAACACCGAGGACGGTTAACCTGTGTGTCTGCTCTGGGTGAAGGTGCGGAATTTGTGATCGAAATTCCGGTATCTCGTCCCGATGTGCCAACGTGATGTGCTTTATGATTAATGTGCTTTATGATTTATGTGTCACTTGTCAGTTGTTGACCGATGACTTATAACCAATGACGAACTATGGCAGACTTTTTTAAGAACGTAGGACGCTATTGCAGCTACTTCATTACCATTACATTGGGTGTGTTGTATGTATTTTTCCAGCGGTTCGTGCCTCTATTTCAGCGGCCTGTGAGTGCGATTGCTGTCATTAGCTTGCTGGTATCTAGTTTGATATTTATTGGCTTCACCCTGCGAGCTATGCTGGGTCTGAATACTGCCTAAGGTATACAGTATGGATCCAACATGAATCCAAACAGGCACATGTAATAACCTTCAACTTAGGATGGACTATGGCTACTAGTCGGCGTGTAGAGCGAGTGGCAGCACTGATTAAGCGGGAAGTGAGTCAGTTGCTGATGCATGGCATTAAGGACGATCGCGTTGGCATCGGCATGGTCAGTATTACCGATGTAGATGTATCTGGTGATTTGCAACATGCCAAGATCTACGTCAGCATCTATGGCACCGATGAGGCTCGATCAGAAACCATGGAAGGCTTGAAATCTGCTGCTGGCTATGTTCGCTGTGAACTGGGACAACGAATTCGCCTGCGACGTACCCCTGAAGTGGTTTTTTTGGAAGACCGTTCCTTTGAACGGGGCACCAAAGTGTTATCACTGCTGAATCGCCTGAGTGAAGAGCGTTCCGAGACAAAAAGCTAGCTGGTGTGCCGTTAACTTCTCTGTTGGGTGAGCAACAGGAAATACTAGAGGCAATCTGCTTCAATAGTCAATTCCCACGCTACGTAATATTGGTCTTGGTTCCAGGATGCTGAGGTCGTTGGTGTACACTGCAAAATGTTGATCGACAAGACTAGACACACGCTATGGCTGACGAAACTGTCCACAATCAGGTAACATCTGAGCAAACTGCTGACCAACCTACAACCACGGCACCAGTTACGCCATCGGCGAATCCAGAAGAGCCTGCCTTTGGTTGGAATGGTTATGCCGAGCGGCTGAATGGTCGATTTGCTATGGTGGGCTTTGTGTTGCTGCTAGTGCTGGAATGGTTCACTGGTCAGGATTTCTTTACTTGGTTGGGGCTACGCTAGGCAATATCTGACGGAACTTGCTTGGCCTGCCATTGACGCAGACACTGCTGAATTAGCGATTGAATATCAGCACGGGGAACTTCGATGCCAGTTGCAATGTTGCCAGGAGTATCCATAAAGATCACGCTGTCGATCGTAGGCAACGCAAACATTTGAAACAGAATGTGCAACAACGGCATAGGCCGCGCCACTAATTGTAAATCATCACTGCCTAGAGCCTTAACCGTAACATCATTGAGGTCAGCAAACGCATAGACCACCTGTTTCTCTTGCGTTGGTCGCTCCCGATGGCTAAGGGTTGTGACTACCCATTCATTGTCCAGGCTTTGGGGAATGTAATAGAGTTGATGGCGGAACTGATCAGCAGCCTTGGTTAAGGTAGCCACAATCGTCCGCATTGCTTCCGTAGGCACCCCGTAGGTTGCTGCTTGGGCGATCAAATCTTGCTGTTGTTGTTCCAGATTCATAGTGGATTCATAGTGGATTCATAGTGGCTTGGCCTGCTCAGCGGTTCCATTATGCCGTATAACTGGGGGGTGAACGCATCAACGGGCGATGCAGTGTGTCGTTAACTGTTGAAACTAGATGGGCTTAGCTCTGTGGGTTTAAATTCTATGGGTTTGAAATGTATTGTCAGCTCTCACATGAACCCAAATCTGTCAGGAGTCGCCAAGTTTAACCGTATCCTAGCGCAGAAACTAGAGATTCCTTGCATCGGATTTGATCATCCGCTTGATGTATCATCAGGCATCGTGTTGCTGTCCGTCAAAGTGCGCGATCTGAGTCCCTCTGAGCTAGACCAAGCTAGGCGATTTGTGGCTGTCTTGAGCGATCGTGCCATTGCCTACGACCTGTTTTTTCACAGCTTCGATAGCCTAGAGTTTGAGTATGAGTTAGTCGAGGGCAGTCGGCAAATCTTCTGTGGCAACGCAGAAATCCAACACTGCTTCCAAGGTATCGACAAGCCTATCGTCAATGCTTGGTGTCCTTCCTTAATGGATCTCAAGAAGCTGCCGGTGCAAGAGCGCGAGCTGAATTTGTTTGCCTTTGGTATGGCGCACAAGATCCAAGTGCGTTATTACAAAATGCTACGGGAGTTCCTCGATAAACATGCAGTGGACTACCAACTATGGGTATCTACTGCGTTTCATGAAAAAGCCAACTTTGGTGACTTTGGCGCGATTAGTGCCCAACTTAGTGGTGTCTTTGCCGATCGCATTCAATTTATGGGGTTTTTGTCCGATGAAGCTGTAGGCTACTTTCTCCGCAAGGCTCATATTTTCGTTACCTTCTTTGAAAAGGGAGTACGAGCGAATAATACTTCAGTCTACGCAGCCATGGAGCGGGGCTGTGCTGTGTTGACTAACACAGATGAATATTCACCTCCCTGGATGCAACACCAAGAGACCATTTTGGATATTCGCTATGTCACTCCTGACGACTTTGAGCCAGCCCTATTGAAGCGC
This genomic window from Cyanobacteriota bacterium contains:
- the grpE gene encoding nucleotide exchange factor GrpE, translated to MSAVSPSDYEDLGIAMQQTDALPVVNAVNRILAKALSEGADEVHIEPQPHALDVNFRKHGTIRPAFSSLPAKVTNSVINRIKSLAMLNTGPYRANQVGRIRRQFQGRRYDLLVSTSYRDAGECILMKVMNHDHLQPLAAMIIDPAALATLQALLQRPRGLILVVGAPGSGKSTTLAAMVLACKRPGAVLATLEHPIKYPLEGVIQTEWNPSQGRGFAEALQTLLSQNPQVLMVSNVHDRAAMISAISVAQTRLVLAALPVDDLPSTFTHLRNLGIDMSLVTQSLLGIVHQRLLPQLCPDCCQPQAISEAEIAHYGLDSLSGNQTFRQATTLDLEALKAAKADGSVCTTCNGAGYIGQFAIHEVLAVTDRIATLLAEGEPSQSIYEVAVVQEKLRSLYSISLELAAKGQTTLADVARVTFSPDMVTLHRQSQQRLQPSTRNDDAAIDEQLATLSAHGEVPGQSDAQLGLDAAVNLDEELPSLEQLSPDLAITSEATDTTDLRLDDTETPLLEVVSSYMAEAEEDTAINLNGGVTPVADDELPDVDPEMSLDSFELSDEAEAELERASRRELPREATANVASSQVASSQDEIVMLRKQLMDTALAKAELQQALEKRNQELKAIQEKVQQLEQDKADLKQQLVREREELARKFDRQKEDLRRKAKKDVISGVLEAIDSFEQAHAQLSDEERESSVHKGYGAIYRLMVDRMKKAGVVAVEALGKPFNPEVHEAVMMEESTEYTCDTVVGEFRRGYMMDDIILRPAQVKVAVPSEASPSPAPQPEVVPPVTQSSGMSGGVEVATTSDQIADDPAPVSVEQSTAAPETEPSDSNPDDTSLDAMFNDFYNSPDSAVPIDEIDKLLADL
- the hisB gene encoding imidazoleglycerol-phosphate dehydratase HisB, translating into MPTRDSELSAALSDLPARTAAIRRTTGETDVHVSLNLDGQGRCSINTGIPFLDHMLHQLASHGLIDLDVQATGDLHIDDHHTNEDVGITLGQALHQALADRKGIVRFGHFLAPLDEALVQVALDFSGRPHLSYGLSIPTQRVGTYDTQLVREFFVAVVNHAHMTLHIRQLDGINSHHIIEATFKAFARSLRMAIEPDPRRSDHIPSSKGIL
- a CDS encoding DinB family protein, whose product is MCSHMVLMAAYNAWMNQNLYRAAARLSPEELIADRGAFFGSLMGTLNHMVVADRIWLQRFASHPAQHSALDPIRYLPTPTALDQILFAELAALAEHRAMLDDIISTWVASLTETDLDYRLSYSDRKGVTHRKRLSSLLLHFFNHQTHHRGQATTLLTQAGQDVGVTDLLVLIPNETLN
- a CDS encoding carbonic anhydrase, with protein sequence MQELIKGLREFQSTDFVAKRDLFEKLSHGQHPRVLFITCSDSRIDPNLITQSDVGDLFVIRNAGNIVPPFGATNGGEGATIEYAINALGIQHVIICGHSHCGAMKGLLKLETLEHEMPLVYNWLKYCEATRRLIRDAYSDREGEALLEVTTAENVLTQIENLRTYPIVHSKLHQGKLAIHGWIYEIETGEVLAYDGDTHSFLPIRSEVDITPVDYSPNHIPEHTLSISHNLHWRISAEQAKRIYQGTYR
- a CDS encoding FecR domain-containing protein is translated as MSTFMFKSLSLLGLLVTALAACNRLGIVTNPSPPPEAPAVAASTGVTSSPPLSSPIAVVSEILRQPVWVRPAHAQQEVAAQEGMGLQAGETVRTQGDALAQIEFATGLAFRLGKNSVITIQPDRRLKLQSGAMITWVQPGKTVPAEIVTDTAIAGIRGTTVFVNIPTDPKTGTLFFAWEGQVSVRLPNQPGELLLKTGEEVRVWRGERDLERVRRRVRRLKSNEWQQRLRQRDNLLRGFRKALPTLKTIEIIKPGQITPGIR
- a CDS encoding tetratricopeptide repeat protein, whose amino-acid sequence is MTDAPLPVDQQFDQALERYKAGESADTLIPVFKDICDRAPKSSAAWTCLSWLYLLEDKADRAYKAAKQAVKINPHDPQARINLAIAMLETNQKGVRPHVELATQVVMAVSELRDEVENNFADGLQRKPGWKALEKVKAWMFG
- a CDS encoding SET domain-containing protein, which produces MIHPDTTLTYMNDAIGYGVVATRFIPRGTIVWVLDELDRKFDADYVKSLDPVMRSTIIKYSYRDYQGNYILCWDIARYVNHSFDSSMIGTAYNFEVAARDIYPGEELTDDYGYFNLEEPFDCLPEAGDARTQVMPDDIWHYYAEWDWKAAQAIKQSLHVAQPLWHLMTPSLREKVVAIATGQEPMDSILSIATWNL
- a CDS encoding sensor histidine kinase gives rise to the protein MGGTVVGLCLSSFFSYRELVKRAEAELVVTLNVKAENLEGSLNSFKTSAELTIEAIKTLHEAGEQREQVYVELIRRALEQLPLATGMGFGQPPDSRIILPSRQYAYPYAIKKGGVVTAKGGESNPDSYNEPYFTQPIAAKRGLWLEPVSYLETTLDPPQYVVSTSYAAPFYTKDGKLLGVFSQDLELGFLSEVLSEKVINEAGYFVLVSANGNLIAYPPDPQQALKLNPFPKISNYSELWNKIETDLNSRQASNGLVAWRDASGKRRFWAYRRIANTNWVLLASVPESVVFGPILRFTVGGSLGAILGAAIVLAIVVALFVRNLNRRLQPIMDECNRLAETNAKSEELMSREDELGRLTISFYNLLGQVTVNERRLRKEMARSAQAFQALQQAQAQLIQTEKMSSLGQLVAGIAHEINNPINFIYGNLPHAASYAKDLVGLIQLYEQHYTDPVPEIRAYRDEIDLEFLIEDLEKMLSSMRIGADRIREIVLSLRNFSRLDEAEMKPVNIHDGIDSTLLILQNRLKGSASCPKIDIVKAYGDLPLVDCYPGQLNQVFMNILSNAIDALSQFCDKQQQTSDAKPFTPTITIHTQLIDQGTWVRISFKDNGPGIPAEHLSKLFDPFFTTKPVGEGTGLGLSISYQIIVEKHRGRLTCVSALGEGAEFVIEIPVSRPDVPT
- a CDS encoding DUF751 family protein — protein: MADFFKNVGRYCSYFITITLGVLYVFFQRFVPLFQRPVSAIAVISLLVSSLIFIGFTLRAMLGLNTA
- the rbfA gene encoding 30S ribosome-binding factor RbfA, which translates into the protein MATSRRVERVAALIKREVSQLLMHGIKDDRVGIGMVSITDVDVSGDLQHAKIYVSIYGTDEARSETMEGLKSAAGYVRCELGQRIRLRRTPEVVFLEDRSFERGTKVLSLLNRLSEERSETKS
- a CDS encoding chlorophyll a-b binding domain-containing protein translates to MADETVHNQVTSEQTADQPTTTAPVTPSANPEEPAFGWNGYAERLNGRFAMVGFVLLLVLEWFTGQDFFTWLGLR